Proteins encoded in a region of the Lysobacterales bacterium genome:
- a CDS encoding pyridoxamine 5'-phosphate oxidase family protein: MSTQPQPDRLDAVLDQVWSLLIEGAARRQSPFHQGVFASLGAYGPDARYVVLRRAERETSRLAFHTDRRSPKLRQLHDDPRASWCFFGEGVQLRLAGRATPQLVGEAVDAAWQRTTDFGRRCYTVDNAPGAALTEAGSGLPADALQPGLAPAIVELGREHFALVEFTLERIDWLHLAHSGHRRAQFEAEDGWHGRWVQP, translated from the coding sequence ATGTCCACGCAGCCGCAGCCCGACCGCCTTGATGCCGTGCTCGACCAGGTCTGGAGCCTTCTGATCGAAGGCGCCGCGCGCCGCCAATCGCCCTTCCACCAGGGCGTGTTCGCCAGCCTTGGCGCGTACGGGCCCGACGCGCGCTACGTGGTGCTGCGTCGGGCCGAGCGCGAGACCTCACGCCTCGCTTTCCACACCGATCGCCGCTCGCCCAAGCTCCGCCAGTTGCACGACGACCCGCGCGCCAGCTGGTGTTTCTTCGGTGAGGGCGTGCAGCTGCGTCTCGCCGGTCGCGCCACGCCGCAGCTCGTGGGCGAGGCCGTCGACGCCGCCTGGCAGCGCACCACCGACTTCGGGCGTCGCTGCTACACCGTCGACAACGCGCCGGGTGCCGCCCTCACCGAGGCCGGCAGCGGCCTGCCGGCGGATGCGCTTCAGCCCGGCCTCGCGCCCGCAATCGTCGAACTGGGCCGCGAGCACTTCGCCCTGGTCGAGTTCACTCTTGAGCGGATCGACTGGCTGCACCTCGCCCACAGCGGCCACCGCCGCGCGCAGTTCGAGGCCGAGGACGGCTGGCACGGGCGGTGGGTGCAGCCCTGA
- a CDS encoding ATP-binding cassette domain-containing protein, whose product MTPAIELIGLEKSFGPKHAVRDLHLSVPRGALYGIIGPNGAGKSTSLRMLLSILFPDRGEVRVLGFDSALKAKDRIGYLPEERGVYRKMKVADFLLHMGVLKGLSRAEAKRRAQQWLERVGLPEVARKRCEELSKGMQQKVQFIAATIHEPELLILDEPFSGLDPVNMRLLKSLIEAEHARGCTVLFSTHVMPQAETMCDHIVMIHQGRKVLDDTLAGIRAGHQRNAIQLEPLRPAAEVPASVRALPGVTGISAQEGGYRIALAEGTDLPATLAALAREWPPAKLEIVRPSLEDIFIDIVGTDLNGEQGA is encoded by the coding sequence GTGACGCCTGCGATCGAACTCATCGGCCTTGAAAAGTCCTTCGGCCCCAAGCACGCCGTGCGCGATCTGCACCTGAGCGTGCCGCGCGGTGCGCTGTACGGGATCATCGGCCCGAACGGCGCCGGCAAGAGCACCTCGCTGCGCATGCTGCTGTCGATCCTGTTTCCCGATCGCGGCGAGGTGCGGGTGCTGGGCTTCGATTCGGCGCTCAAGGCCAAGGACCGCATCGGCTATCTGCCGGAAGAGCGCGGCGTCTACCGCAAGATGAAGGTGGCCGACTTCCTTCTGCACATGGGCGTGCTCAAAGGCCTGTCGCGCGCCGAGGCCAAGCGCCGCGCCCAGCAGTGGCTGGAGCGTGTGGGCCTGCCCGAGGTCGCCAGGAAGCGCTGCGAGGAGCTGTCGAAAGGCATGCAGCAGAAGGTGCAGTTCATCGCCGCGACGATCCACGAACCCGAGCTGCTGATCCTCGACGAGCCCTTCAGCGGGCTTGACCCGGTGAACATGCGGCTGCTGAAGAGCCTGATCGAAGCCGAGCACGCGCGCGGCTGCACCGTGCTGTTCTCGACCCACGTCATGCCGCAGGCCGAGACCATGTGCGACCACATCGTCATGATCCATCAGGGCCGCAAGGTGCTGGACGATACCCTGGCCGGGATCCGCGCCGGGCATCAGCGCAACGCGATCCAGCTGGAGCCGCTGCGGCCCGCGGCGGAGGTGCCGGCCAGCGTGCGCGCCTTGCCCGGCGTCACCGGCATCAGCGCGCAGGAGGGTGGCTACCGCATCGCCCTGGCCGAAGGCACCGACCTGCCGGCCACGCTGGCCGCGCTGGCGCGCGAATGGCCGC